In one Perca fluviatilis chromosome 7, GENO_Pfluv_1.0, whole genome shotgun sequence genomic region, the following are encoded:
- the LOC120562185 gene encoding tumor necrosis factor receptor superfamily member 5: MANISCTKSSQDGTCCDRCAAGEYMKVECYSTKKTECAKCDNGFYTATKNNLLKCQVCKECRSENKQKKVKDCTAQENTVCGCVDGFYCSNDQCDHCMQVTHCQLGEGVKVRATRTNNTICAPCEGGTYSNVTDFLSPCRTHTRCEDFGRLLKTPGTRTTDAICGNFITHCPWILPAGLWSGLVLTALVLFGIVCWRAKRKSYKAAGSSVPVSLVDMVPATPITSLELPLPFTELNGHCQESCTVECCKLPLFNPDDNAVSCVTQDRVDSIIPIIPLKPSVSFVESSYTNGSTGYCTSNFLRSYSEPQEDEWCGT, from the exons ATGGCTAATATAAGCTGCACAAAGAGTAGTCAAGATGGGACATGCTGTGATCGCTGTGCTGCAG GAGAGTACATGAAAGTTGAATGTTACAGCACAAAGAAGACCGAGTGTGCCAAATGTGATAATGGGTTCTACACAGCCACAAAAAATAACTTGCTTAAATGTCAAGTCTGCAAGGAGTGCCGTTCCG aaaacaaacagaagaaaGTAAAGGACTGTACAGCTCAGGAGAAcacagtgtgtgggtgtgtggatgGTTTCTACTGTAGCAATGATCAATGTGACCACTGCATGCAAGTGACCCACTGCCAATTGGGTGAAGGGGTCAAGGTTCGAG CTACTCGCACGAATAATACAATCTGTGCTCCGTGTGAAGGCGGGACCTACAGCAACGTGACAGATTTCCTCTCGCCCTGTCGAACACACACCAG ATGTGAGGACTTTGGAAGACTGTTGAAAACTCCAGGAACCCGAACAACTGATGCCATCTGTGGCAACTTTATAACTC ATTGTCCCTGGATATTACCCGCAGGCCTGTGGTCAGGACTCGTGTTGACCGCACTTGTCCTTTTTGGTATCGTCTGCTGGAGGGCAAAACGCAAGTCATACAAAGCAG CCGGCTCCAGTGTTCCTGTTTCTCTGGTTGATATGGTTCCAGCAACACCGATCACTTCGCTGGAGCTGCCTCTACCGTTCACAGAGCTGAACGGTCACTGCCAAGAGAGCTGCACCGTGGAGTGCTGCAAGTTGCCGCTTTTTAACCCAG ACGATAACGCGGTCAGTTGCGTCACACAAGACAGGGTGGACAGCATCATTCCTATAATTCCACTGAAGCCTTCGGTTTCATTCGTTGAATCCAGCTACACGAATGGAAGTACTGGATACTGCACCAGCAACTTCCTCAGGAGCTACTCAGAGCCACAGGAGGACGAGTGGTGTGGGACATAA